A genomic window from Flavobacterium phycosphaerae includes:
- a CDS encoding T9SS type A sorting domain-containing protein, with the protein MKKLPLLFAFFFYNFMIGQSIISVTPNNGNRGQNLYVTITAQDVDFYETSTTLNVSFIDQFSNVLPTSFYFGNNSNDLYVYLPIAGYAIPGLYNVHVYDTDGAYDMTLTDGFTVNNAYTYSIKGNIRYDSNSNGCDTSDPYVPNQKITFTNSSITGNLITDQSGFYTYYDVNAGNNSFTPFLENPSYFTVTPPSASVSLSTVSNLFVQDFCISPNGTHNDLEVSFVPISNARPGFDAEYKIIYKNKGTTVQNGTVSLSFNDAVMDLVGATPTTDSQSSNTLNWVFGNLLPFETKEILVKMNINSPAETPPIIVGDVLTYTASISGATDETPTNNSATLNQTVIGAIDPNDKTCLEGTSISPAKVGDYVHYVIRFENSGTANAENIVIRDMIDTSKFDISSLRPISGSGLFTTKITNTNNVEFIFENINLPFDDANNDGYVAFKIKTKPTLVVGNTFSNSADIYFDYNLPITTNTYTTTVQTLGDSDFDFGTVFSLSPVPTKDKLTITSKQTMAISSVSIYNILGQVVQVTTNPTETIDVSGLKTGSYFIKVQSDKGSATSKFIKE; encoded by the coding sequence ATGAAAAAACTACCACTCCTTTTCGCCTTCTTTTTTTACAATTTTATGATAGGTCAGTCTATTATATCGGTGACCCCAAATAATGGAAATCGAGGTCAAAATCTTTATGTTACCATTACAGCTCAAGATGTTGATTTTTATGAGACCAGTACAACATTAAATGTGTCCTTTATTGATCAATTTTCTAATGTGTTGCCCACTTCATTTTATTTTGGAAATAATTCAAATGACTTGTATGTTTATTTACCCATAGCCGGCTATGCTATTCCCGGTCTGTATAATGTACATGTGTATGATACTGATGGCGCTTATGACATGACTTTAACTGATGGCTTTACCGTAAACAATGCATACACCTACAGTATAAAAGGTAACATTCGCTATGACAGTAACAGTAATGGTTGCGATACTTCTGATCCCTATGTACCAAACCAAAAGATAACGTTTACTAATAGTTCAATCACCGGGAATCTAATTACGGATCAATCTGGATTTTATACTTACTATGATGTCAATGCCGGCAACAATAGTTTTACGCCTTTTCTTGAAAACCCCTCTTATTTTACTGTCACTCCTCCGAGTGCCAGTGTATCTTTATCGACGGTAAGTAATTTGTTTGTCCAGGATTTTTGTATTTCTCCAAACGGCACACATAACGATTTAGAAGTAAGTTTTGTTCCTATTTCAAACGCTCGCCCGGGCTTTGATGCTGAATATAAAATAATATATAAAAACAAAGGAACAACGGTTCAAAATGGCACAGTTAGTTTAAGTTTCAATGATGCTGTGATGGATTTAGTAGGAGCAACCCCAACAACTGATAGTCAGAGCTCCAATACCTTAAACTGGGTTTTTGGAAATTTACTGCCTTTTGAAACCAAAGAGATTCTGGTAAAGATGAATATCAATTCGCCAGCAGAAACGCCTCCAATCATTGTAGGCGATGTATTAACTTATACTGCCTCTATCAGCGGAGCTACAGATGAAACACCAACAAATAATAGTGCCACTCTAAACCAAACCGTAATTGGTGCCATCGATCCAAATGATAAAACCTGTTTAGAAGGTACCAGCATCTCACCGGCTAAGGTTGGCGATTATGTACACTATGTTATTCGTTTTGAAAATAGCGGAACGGCAAATGCTGAAAATATAGTAATTCGTGATATGATTGATACCAGTAAGTTTGATATCTCCTCATTAAGACCTATATCAGGCAGTGGATTATTCACTACAAAAATTACAAATACCAATAATGTTGAGTTCATATTTGAAAACATCAACCTGCCTTTTGACGATGCTAACAATGACGGGTATGTAGCTTTTAAAATCAAAACGAAACCAACTTTGGTTGTTGGGAATACCTTTAGCAATAGTGCCGATATTTATTTTGATTATAATTTACCGATTACCACCAATACTTATACTACCACCGTTCAAACTTTAGGAGATTCTGATTTTGATTTTGGTACCGTTTTTAGCTTATCGCCGGTGCCGACTAAAGACAAGTTGACTATTACCTCCAAACAAACTATGGCAATCAGTTCTGTTAGTATATACAATATCCTTGGTCAAGTGGTTCAAGTGACTACTAATCCAACTGAAACTATAGATGTTTCAGGATTGAAAACCGGAAGTTACTTTATCAAAGTACAGAGCGATAAAGGAAGTGCTACGAGTAAGTTTATAAAAGAATAA
- a CDS encoding O-antigen ligase family protein produces MNDLIEVDRIKSSVILFGLLSITIALLAFINKTINGQNIFRQVDFMSGTFGNKNFLSSILFFCIPFYFIGISRSKKIKAVSIIAIILTIILLLLLRTRTVLIALSIYLFLVLLLHYRSKFSWKKLLWLLASIMAVAGIGVWYLLSIKGDFHSSSDIRIQYFYRLFSSGTFFFRVEYWQQAIYIIQDNLFTGIGVGNWVSTYPKYGLHHFSDPAILNGRMVVSNPHNDFLLVLSEIGIFGFLCYLGLFTTLLYQAYWLSKNEAESNERKNAGYLLVFIISYLIIAFFDFPLTRVEHQILLLVVFAIINARFLKVKSIKGFKVSSHWLHLFSFILLVYSLTIILYRINGEKHLFTALEAEKKSDNTTAAFEFNKAKSDLFSTDNYAFTLAWHIGKSYYNNGNFSEGLSSFREAYKVNPNNIVVNNDLGSAYIKNGSITDGIKHYKEALAISPKYEDARINLAATYYNSAAYEKAFETIDQCNTTSKNASYKQILMPIVEKKLNIILTSLNNPNLNRYLQSKIKTEADLLALYFDYRKNNTTFDVYIQSLIN; encoded by the coding sequence TTGAATGATTTAATTGAGGTTGACCGCATAAAATCAAGCGTAATCCTATTCGGTTTGTTATCCATAACCATTGCCTTGCTGGCTTTTATCAACAAAACTATCAATGGCCAAAATATATTCAGGCAGGTAGATTTTATGAGTGGCACATTTGGCAACAAGAATTTTTTATCCTCCATTTTATTTTTTTGCATACCGTTTTATTTCATTGGAATTTCAAGATCAAAAAAGATAAAAGCAGTTTCTATTATTGCCATTATTCTCACCATCATTCTGCTTTTGCTTTTAAGAACACGAACGGTATTAATAGCATTGAGCATTTATTTGTTTTTAGTACTGTTACTTCATTACAGAAGTAAATTTTCCTGGAAAAAGCTCCTTTGGTTGCTAGCCTCAATTATGGCAGTGGCAGGTATTGGTGTTTGGTATCTGCTTTCAATTAAAGGTGATTTTCATTCTTCATCAGATATAAGAATCCAATATTTTTACAGATTGTTTTCATCAGGCACTTTTTTCTTCAGGGTAGAATATTGGCAACAAGCCATTTATATCATTCAAGATAACTTATTTACCGGAATTGGTGTTGGAAATTGGGTGAGCACTTATCCGAAATATGGATTGCATCACTTTTCTGATCCCGCTATTTTAAATGGTCGAATGGTGGTGAGCAATCCTCACAATGACTTTTTGTTGGTACTTTCAGAGATAGGGATTTTTGGGTTTCTATGTTATCTGGGTCTTTTTACAACATTACTATATCAAGCCTATTGGCTTTCGAAAAATGAAGCGGAAAGTAATGAGCGGAAAAATGCGGGTTATTTGCTGGTTTTTATTATTTCTTATCTAATCATTGCTTTTTTTGATTTTCCTTTAACCCGAGTTGAGCATCAAATCCTTTTGTTAGTGGTATTTGCCATCATCAATGCCCGATTTTTAAAAGTGAAGAGCATTAAAGGATTTAAAGTTTCCTCGCATTGGCTTCACCTATTCAGCTTTATTTTATTAGTATACTCTTTGACCATCATATTATACAGAATCAATGGTGAAAAACATTTATTTACAGCTTTAGAAGCGGAAAAGAAATCCGATAATACCACTGCTGCTTTTGAGTTTAATAAAGCCAAAAGTGACCTTTTTTCAACTGATAATTATGCGTTTACTTTAGCTTGGCATATTGGCAAATCCTACTATAATAATGGCAATTTTAGTGAGGGTTTGAGTTCTTTTAGGGAGGCGTATAAAGTCAACCCAAACAACATCGTCGTTAATAATGATTTAGGTTCTGCCTATATAAAAAACGGAAGCATTACCGATGGAATAAAGCACTACAAAGAAGCATTAGCTATTTCTCCTAAATATGAAGATGCTCGGATAAATTTAGCGGCAACATACTATAACAGTGCAGCGTATGAAAAGGCGTTTGAAACTATAGACCAATGCAATACGACTTCTAAAAATGCCTCATATAAGCAAATACTAATGCCTATTGTGGAGAAAAAATTAAACATAATACTTACAAGCCTAAATAATCCAAATCTAAACCGTTACCTACAATCAAAAATAAAAACGGAAGCAGACTTGTTGGCATTATATTTTGATTACAGAAAAAATAATACTACCTTCGATGTATACATCCAATCATTAATCAATTGA
- a CDS encoding O-antigen ligase family protein, producing MNEKQQINLTLLHIAIGALLVFNHQWSKGYLFLIVLAGAYLVIKNKNSNNEVLYVIAYIAGSEVFFRATNGNPVHEFGKYSMLFFTFLGFYYSGFPKIKNPYWIYLVLLLPSVFLSFMYLDGNLRRKICFEILGPICMGFLALYTYKRKISAAQINMVLNLIALPILTSCIYLILKYPQNGHKIYSHNSNFYFSGNYAPNQMATVLGLGMFIYLLKIVIESDNRKILYPNIIIFCLIFHRGLLTFSRGGIVTGVIVALIFFLALYISRNGYYNLKRKVSLLLFAVISIFGLTSYQTDNSLFKRYADLEILESHKVTTRGRYIEIKSDIENFTEKPIIGTGPGISREVRKSNYGRDITTHNEITRLLSEHGVLGLLALLILIFFPLRFYYNDLRNFYLLPFFIFWVLTINHSATRTIAPLFLYALTLLQINFEKKEVGVDGK from the coding sequence ATGAACGAGAAACAACAAATAAACCTAACATTACTTCACATAGCCATAGGTGCTTTACTGGTATTTAATCATCAGTGGTCTAAGGGTTATCTGTTTTTAATTGTTTTAGCAGGCGCTTATCTTGTCATTAAAAACAAAAACAGCAACAACGAAGTACTTTATGTCATAGCCTACATCGCCGGGAGTGAAGTTTTTTTCAGAGCAACTAATGGGAATCCGGTTCATGAGTTTGGCAAGTACTCGATGTTGTTTTTTACTTTTTTAGGGTTTTACTACAGCGGTTTTCCCAAAATAAAAAATCCCTATTGGATTTATTTAGTATTGCTTTTGCCTTCCGTTTTTCTGTCGTTTATGTATTTAGACGGTAACCTAAGGAGGAAAATTTGCTTCGAAATACTAGGCCCCATTTGCATGGGCTTTTTAGCTTTATATACCTATAAAAGAAAAATTTCAGCAGCACAAATCAACATGGTTTTAAATTTAATAGCACTTCCTATACTCACTTCGTGTATTTATTTAATTTTAAAATACCCACAAAACGGTCATAAGATTTACTCGCATAATTCTAATTTTTATTTTTCAGGCAATTACGCTCCTAATCAGATGGCAACAGTATTAGGCCTTGGTATGTTTATTTATTTACTTAAAATAGTAATCGAATCAGATAATAGAAAAATCCTTTATCCCAATATAATTATATTCTGCCTCATTTTTCACAGAGGATTGCTGACTTTTTCCCGTGGAGGTATTGTAACCGGGGTCATCGTAGCGTTGATATTTTTTTTGGCGCTTTATATAAGTAGAAATGGATATTACAATTTGAAAAGGAAAGTAAGTTTGTTATTGTTTGCAGTCATATCAATTTTTGGGCTTACATCCTATCAAACAGACAATTCTTTGTTTAAGAGATATGCAGATTTAGAAATATTGGAATCTCATAAAGTCACAACAAGAGGCAGGTATATAGAGATTAAATCGGATATTGAAAATTTTACTGAAAAGCCAATCATAGGCACAGGTCCCGGAATTAGTAGAGAGGTCAGAAAATCCAATTATGGTAGAGACATTACAACCCACAATGAAATAACTAGGTTGTTATCAGAACATGGTGTTTTAGGTTTGTTAGCATTATTAATCTTGATTTTTTTCCCACTCCGATTTTATTATAATGATTTGCGAAACTTTTATTTGCTGCCTTTCTTTATTTTTTGGGTGCTAACCATAAACCATTCGGCCACACGTACCATTGCGCCATTATTCCTCTATGCACTAACGCTCTTGCAAATTAATTTTGAAAAGAAAGAAGTTGGTGTTGATGGTAAATAA
- a CDS encoding HU family DNA-binding protein produces MTHNIKIRKKMTKADIVAKISEKLGLEKGDVQATVEAFMEEVKTSLETGDNVYLRGFGSFIIKTRAEKTGRNISKNTTIKIPAHNIPAFKPAKVFVESVKTNTEVAV; encoded by the coding sequence ATTACACATAATATTAAAATACGAAAGAAAATGACGAAAGCAGATATCGTAGCGAAAATTTCAGAAAAATTAGGTCTTGAAAAAGGAGATGTTCAAGCCACTGTTGAAGCGTTTATGGAAGAAGTAAAAACTTCTTTAGAAACAGGAGACAATGTTTATTTAAGAGGTTTTGGTAGTTTCATTATCAAAACAAGAGCTGAAAAAACAGGAAGAAACATTTCTAAAAACACAACCATCAAAATTCCTGCTCACAATATTCCGGCATTCAAACCTGCAAAAGTATTTGTAGAATCAGTAAAAACAAATACTGAAGTAGCAGTATAA
- the mutY gene encoding A/G-specific adenine glycosylase, producing MKFPNLLIQWYLQHKRDLPWRHNTNPYTIWLSEIMLQQTRVAQGLPYFLRFTERFPTVFELANASEEEVLKLWQGLGYYSRARNLHKTAQQVAFEYNGVFPKSYKELLLLKGIGEYTAAAIASFAYNENVPVVDGNVFRVLSRYFDVDTDIASAGAKKEFTQLAAELLPKGKANLFNQAIMEFGALQCVPKSPDCQNCIFNDSCAGLQKKKVAQLPVKSKKLKVRERFFNYLVFSDEQANTIIQQRTQKGIWHNLYEFPLLETETATTDAAILTLIQNQSFVSNAITQIELGSPETIVHKLSHQHLNIKFWKVTVTGRLENGISWESMQKMPFPIVIFNFIEKDSFQISKKVVNLKDPKRN from the coding sequence ATGAAATTTCCCAACTTATTAATTCAATGGTACTTACAGCATAAGCGTGATTTGCCTTGGCGGCATAATACAAATCCGTACACGATTTGGCTTTCCGAAATTATGCTTCAACAAACTCGAGTAGCACAAGGATTGCCTTATTTTTTGCGTTTCACCGAACGCTTTCCAACGGTTTTTGAATTGGCAAACGCTTCTGAAGAAGAAGTACTGAAACTGTGGCAAGGTTTGGGTTATTATTCCCGAGCACGTAATTTGCATAAAACGGCTCAACAAGTAGCGTTTGAATACAACGGAGTATTTCCGAAATCCTATAAAGAGTTACTCCTTTTAAAAGGTATTGGCGAGTATACCGCAGCAGCCATTGCTTCTTTTGCTTATAACGAAAATGTTCCTGTGGTAGACGGAAATGTTTTCAGGGTTTTATCGCGTTATTTTGATGTGGATACGGATATCGCTTCGGCCGGAGCCAAAAAAGAATTCACACAATTAGCTGCTGAATTGCTGCCCAAAGGCAAAGCCAATCTTTTCAATCAAGCTATAATGGAGTTTGGTGCCCTACAATGTGTACCCAAAAGTCCCGATTGTCAAAACTGTATTTTCAACGACAGTTGTGCCGGTTTGCAAAAGAAAAAAGTAGCACAGCTCCCGGTCAAATCGAAGAAATTGAAAGTGAGAGAACGGTTTTTTAATTATTTGGTTTTTTCAGATGAACAGGCTAATACTATTATTCAACAGCGAACTCAAAAAGGAATTTGGCACAATTTATATGAATTCCCATTACTCGAAACCGAAACCGCTACAACCGATGCTGCTATTTTAACATTAATTCAAAATCAAAGTTTTGTTAGTAATGCTATTACCCAAATTGAGTTGGGTTCTCCGGAAACGATTGTTCACAAATTGTCGCACCAACATTTGAATATCAAGTTTTGGAAAGTAACGGTAACGGGTCGTCTTGAAAACGGAATCTCTTGGGAATCAATGCAAAAAATGCCATTTCCGATTGTGATTTTTAATTTTATTGAAAAAGATTCGTTTCAGATTTCAAAAAAAGTAGTAAATTTGAAAGACCCGAAGCGCAACTGA
- a CDS encoding single-stranded DNA-binding protein has product MNGTLNKVMLIGHLGDDVKMHYFEGGNCIGRFPLATNEVYINKQTNERIASTEWHNLVVRNKAAEICEKYLSKGDKIYIEGRIKSRQWQAEDGTTKYTTEIQVTEFTFLTTKKEVEGLKTPQNLEPKNTGIEAPSAASPENDLPF; this is encoded by the coding sequence ATGAATGGTACTTTAAATAAAGTTATGTTAATTGGTCATCTTGGTGATGATGTCAAGATGCATTATTTTGAAGGAGGAAATTGCATCGGTCGTTTCCCATTGGCAACTAACGAAGTTTATATTAACAAACAAACTAACGAGAGAATTGCTTCTACCGAATGGCATAATTTGGTGGTAAGAAACAAAGCCGCAGAGATTTGTGAAAAATATTTATCCAAAGGCGATAAAATATATATTGAAGGCCGAATTAAATCACGCCAATGGCAAGCCGAAGACGGTACTACAAAATATACTACTGAAATTCAAGTTACCGAATTCACTTTTTTAACCACTAAAAAAGAAGTAGAAGGTTTAAAAACACCCCAGAATTTAGAACCTAAAAACACTGGTATAGAAGCCCCAAGTGCTGCAAGTCCTGAAAATGATTTGCCGTTTTAA
- a CDS encoding gliding motility-associated protein GldE translates to MDPEPSLTFLASVDTNLLFGSIGIAFFLFSSAMVSAAEVALFSLTQKDIKTLFEEDTVKANLISKLLQRPKKLLATILIANNFSHIGVVIIFSFVGNNLFAAITSPLLKFLVEVLLVTFLILLFGEVLPKVYASRNNIKFSKFIANPILVLDKLLSPISLPMRAVTVFLHEKLGKQRTNISVDQLSQALELTSTDDTSSEEQKILEGIVSFGNTDTKQVMSPRIDVFALEIEETFAEIYPKIIDKGYSRIPVYRESIDQIEGVLFVKDLIPHIHKKEFEWNKLMRQPFFVPENKKLDDLLKDFQRLKSHLAIVVDEYGGTSGLVSLEDVIEEIVGDISDEFDDENINFSQIDDKNFLFEGKINLKDFYRIVDVDEDTFEDRKGEAETLAGFILELLGNFPKKGQKIHFSNVYFTVEGVDKKRIKQLKVTLE, encoded by the coding sequence TTGGACCCGGAGCCCAGTCTTACCTTTTTAGCGTCAGTTGATACCAATTTACTCTTTGGAAGTATTGGAATTGCTTTTTTCTTGTTTTCTTCAGCTATGGTTTCTGCCGCAGAAGTAGCTCTTTTTTCGCTTACCCAAAAAGATATCAAAACGTTGTTCGAAGAAGACACCGTCAAAGCCAATTTGATTTCAAAATTACTGCAACGTCCCAAAAAACTTTTAGCCACTATCTTAATAGCCAATAATTTCAGTCATATAGGTGTGGTTATTATTTTTTCCTTTGTTGGTAATAATCTTTTTGCAGCCATAACATCACCCTTATTGAAGTTTTTAGTTGAGGTACTTTTGGTAACCTTCCTTATTTTACTGTTTGGTGAAGTACTACCCAAAGTATACGCAAGCAGAAACAACATCAAATTTTCAAAATTTATAGCCAATCCTATTTTGGTCTTGGACAAATTGTTGTCTCCAATCAGTTTGCCCATGCGGGCAGTGACGGTTTTTTTGCATGAAAAACTCGGGAAGCAAAGAACCAATATATCCGTAGATCAATTGTCACAGGCTTTGGAGTTGACGTCAACAGATGACACCAGTTCAGAAGAACAAAAAATCCTGGAAGGCATCGTTTCTTTTGGGAACACCGATACTAAACAAGTCATGAGTCCGAGGATTGATGTTTTTGCTTTGGAAATTGAAGAAACTTTTGCCGAAATTTATCCCAAAATAATTGACAAAGGCTATTCCCGAATTCCGGTATACCGCGAAAGCATAGATCAAATTGAAGGCGTGTTGTTCGTGAAAGACTTGATTCCACACATTCACAAAAAAGAATTCGAGTGGAATAAATTGATGCGACAGCCGTTCTTTGTGCCCGAAAATAAAAAACTGGATGATTTGCTTAAAGATTTTCAGCGGTTGAAAAGCCATTTGGCGATAGTGGTAGACGAATACGGAGGAACCTCGGGTTTGGTGTCCTTAGAAGATGTAATCGAAGAAATTGTGGGTGATATCTCGGACGAGTTTGATGATGAGAACATCAATTTTTCACAGATAGACGATAAGAATTTCCTCTTTGAAGGCAAAATTAATTTAAAAGATTTCTACAGAATTGTTGATGTAGACGAAGATACGTTTGAAGACCGAAAAGGGGAGGCGGAAACTTTGGCCGGATTCATTTTGGAACTGTTGGGAAACTTTCCGAAAAAAGGGCAAAAAATTCATTTTTCGAATGTATATTTCACCGTTGAAGGCGTAGACAAAAAAAGAATAAAACAACTCAAAGTAACACTTGAATAA
- the gldD gene encoding gliding motility lipoprotein GldD, with amino-acid sequence MIIGCKDDVLPKPASQLRLDYPVAKYASFSNHCPIEFEINEDAVIKEDKNCEFSIHYPKMKATIYLTYKTVNNDIDNLLRDAQNLTYKLHTLKADEIIELPFINKEKRVFGTFYDVTGNAATNSLFYATDSIKHFVTGSVYFYAKPNYDSILPAESYVKNDMQHLMETIKWK; translated from the coding sequence ATGATCATAGGTTGCAAAGATGATGTGTTGCCAAAACCTGCAAGCCAGCTCCGATTGGATTATCCAGTAGCCAAATATGCTTCGTTTAGTAATCATTGCCCAATTGAATTTGAAATCAATGAAGATGCAGTCATTAAGGAAGACAAAAATTGCGAGTTTTCAATTCATTACCCCAAAATGAAGGCAACCATCTACCTTACCTATAAAACGGTTAACAATGATATAGACAATTTGTTGCGAGATGCCCAAAACCTGACCTATAAGTTGCATACTTTAAAAGCAGATGAAATTATAGAATTACCTTTTATCAACAAAGAGAAAAGGGTTTTTGGTACTTTTTATGATGTTACCGGTAATGCGGCAACCAACTCTCTTTTTTATGCGACCGACAGTATTAAGCATTTTGTAACGGGTTCCGTTTACTTTTATGCCAAGCCCAATTATGATTCAATATTGCCGGCAGAAAGTTATGTTAAAAATGACATGCAGCATTTGATGGAAACCATTAAGTGGAAATAA
- a CDS encoding heavy-metal-associated domain-containing protein translates to MNFTKSLLACGLASTMLLSCKDTASKPTAETKETTATEKKQTVAVKPETASFKIDGMTCAIGCAKTIEEKLSKMDGVQKATVDFDKKEATINFDASVLTPEKLVQAVESTGDGATYKVSNVKTNNKA, encoded by the coding sequence ATGAATTTCACCAAATCACTATTAGCCTGCGGTCTTGCTTCAACTATGTTGTTAAGTTGTAAAGACACAGCCAGCAAACCTACAGCTGAAACTAAGGAAACTACAGCAACAGAAAAAAAACAAACCGTAGCGGTAAAACCGGAAACCGCCAGTTTCAAAATTGACGGAATGACTTGTGCCATTGGTTGTGCCAAAACCATTGAAGAAAAATTATCAAAAATGGACGGTGTGCAAAAAGCCACTGTTGATTTTGACAAAAAAGAAGCTACTATTAACTTTGATGCTTCGGTACTTACTCCTGAAAAATTGGTTCAGGCCGTTGAATCTACCGGCGATGGCGCTACTTACAAAGTGTCAAATGTAAAGACAAATAACAAAGCTTAA
- a CDS encoding DMT family transporter encodes MKSQQLKWFILIVLALIWGSSFILIKKGLIGLNPFQLGSLRIIFCAVFLLIVGFKSLAAIPQRQWKYVALTSLFGTFVPAYLFAIAETKVSSSVCSILNSLTPLNTLILGSIVFGLNFKRSQFAGVLIGLLGTAVLIFSGDTQQGSENYYYAVLVLVATICYATNVNLIKKYLSDVKPLSITTGNFVVMLVPAVVILFCTDFSAKVNLPVTQHAMLFVLILGVVGTGVANVIFYKLIQISSPVFASSVTYLIPIVACLWGMLDNEMLTPLQFFGAFIILVGVYLANKK; translated from the coding sequence ATGAAATCACAACAGTTGAAATGGTTCATCTTAATCGTACTGGCTCTTATTTGGGGGAGCTCTTTTATATTGATAAAAAAAGGATTAATTGGTTTGAATCCATTTCAGTTGGGCTCGTTGCGCATTATCTTTTGTGCTGTATTTCTTTTGATTGTTGGTTTTAAAAGTTTAGCGGCTATTCCACAACGTCAATGGAAATACGTTGCGTTGACTTCGTTGTTCGGAACCTTTGTACCGGCGTATCTTTTTGCCATAGCTGAAACTAAAGTGAGTAGTTCGGTTTGTTCTATATTGAATTCGTTGACGCCTTTGAATACCTTAATTTTAGGTTCAATAGTTTTTGGATTGAATTTCAAAAGAAGCCAGTTTGCGGGTGTTTTAATTGGATTGCTCGGAACAGCGGTTTTGATTTTCAGTGGCGATACGCAGCAAGGAAGTGAGAATTACTACTATGCTGTTTTAGTATTGGTTGCTACTATTTGTTATGCAACGAATGTGAATTTGATTAAAAAATATTTGTCTGATGTAAAACCCTTGAGCATTACTACGGGCAACTTTGTAGTGATGTTGGTTCCGGCTGTTGTTATTTTATTTTGTACTGATTTCAGTGCTAAAGTGAACTTACCGGTTACACAACACGCTATGTTGTTTGTGCTGATTTTGGGCGTTGTAGGAACGGGAGTGGCTAATGTTATCTTTTATAAACTAATACAAATTTCTTCTCCGGTCTTTGCTTCTTCGGTTACTTATTTGATTCCGATAGTGGCTTGTTTGTGGGGCATGCTGGATAACGAAATGTTGACCCCGTTGCAGTTTTTCGGAGCGTTTATTATTTTGGTCGGTGTTTATTTGGCGAATAAGAAATAA